GGAGATCCTCGACCGTTATCGTCTGACAACCAGCGTGCACAGCAACTGGCAGATCAAGGCGTTGGCAGAGGCAAAGCTTTCGGCACCGTTAGATATTTATCTCAAGATGAACAGCGGCATGAACCGGCTTGGTTTCCAGCCCGAACAGGTTAATAACGCCTGGCAGAAGCTGCGCTCGCTGAAAAATGTTGGCGAGCTGACGCTGATGGCACACTTTGCTGACGCTGAAAGCACGGAAGGCGTTGCCGAACCGCTGAAGCGGATTGAACAGGCAGCAGAAGGGCTTGAATGCCCTCGTTCGCTGGCTAACTCGGCCGCCACGCTATGGCATCCACAGACGCATCATGACTGGGTTCGTCCCGGTATTATTTTGTATGGCGCTTCCCCCAGCGGCAGGTGGCAGGATATTGCCGGGAGTGGGCTGCAGCCGGTCATGACCCTCACCAGCGAAATCATCGGCGTACAGCAGCTCGCTGCCGGTTCCTGCGTGGGCTACGGCAGCCGCTATCGCGCGAGCGGCAGTCAGCGTATTGGCGTGGTGGCGTGCGGCTATGCCGACGGCTATCCGCGTCATGCTCCCACCGGCACCCCAATCAGGGTTGATGGGGAAATGACCCAGGTTGTGGGGGCTGTTTCAATGGATATGATAACGGTTGATTTGACGCCGTGCCCGCAGGCGGGCATTGGCAGTCAGGTTGAGCTTTGGGGGAACAGCGTCAAAATTGATGACGTGGCGTCAGCATCCGGCACCGTGGGCTATGAGCTGATGTGTGCGCTCGCCCAGAGGGTGCCGGTGCAGACAGAGTAGGCTAGAGCGAGGTCAGCGTACCGCGTACCGATTGACTCACGCGCCAGGCGACCAGCGCCAGCAGCGCCCCGACGACCATCACCAGTCCGAGGGCTGATTTTTCCGCCACGGGAAGTGTCATCGCTATCAAACCTGCCGATGCGCCTCCCGCCATTTGAATACAGCCAGCCAGCGCGGAAGCAACACCTGCCTGCTGCTGGTACGGCTCCAGGGCATAGCTGGTGGCCGGACCGACGATAAATGCCAGACCGGCCACGGCGATAGCGACC
This DNA window, taken from Erwinia tasmaniensis Et1/99, encodes the following:
- the dadX gene encoding catabolic alanine racemase DadX, encoding MSRPIVATINRAALRQNLAIARQAAGGSRLWSVVKANAYGHGIDRVWQSLAETDGFALLNLEEAILLRERGWKKPILLLEGFFHPADLEILDRYRLTTSVHSNWQIKALAEAKLSAPLDIYLKMNSGMNRLGFQPEQVNNAWQKLRSLKNVGELTLMAHFADAESTEGVAEPLKRIEQAAEGLECPRSLANSAATLWHPQTHHDWVRPGIILYGASPSGRWQDIAGSGLQPVMTLTSEIIGVQQLAAGSCVGYGSRYRASGSQRIGVVACGYADGYPRHAPTGTPIRVDGEMTQVVGAVSMDMITVDLTPCPQAGIGSQVELWGNSVKIDDVASASGTVGYELMCALAQRVPVQTE